A region from the Triticum aestivum cultivar Chinese Spring chromosome 3D, IWGSC CS RefSeq v2.1, whole genome shotgun sequence genome encodes:
- the LOC123074211 gene encoding uncharacterized protein, with the protein MAVASGPAATFSARPAAPGAGRLCSCAAAATGGARFRGADGKWWAPLLGWSGQPDYIDAQPAPEEERAAGAAGARRFGVLTEEKARQLRMRMMETESFHDAMYHSAIASRLASAARDGDAKP; encoded by the coding sequence ATGGCGGTGGCGTCGGGGCCCGCGGCCACGTTCTCCGCCCGCCCCGCGGCGCCGGGCGCCGGCCGGCTCTGCTCGTGCGCTGCCGCGGCCACCGGCGGGGCGAGGTTCCGCGGCGCCGACGGGAAGTGGTGGGCACCGCTGCTGGGTTGGTCGGGCCAGCCCGACTACATCGACGCTcagccggcgccggaggaggagcgAGCTGCTGGTGCAGCAGGGGCGAGGCGGTTCGGGGTGCTGACGGAGGAGAAGGCGCGGCAGCTGCGGATGCGGATGATGGAGACGGAGAGCTTCCACGACGCCATGTACCACTCCGCCATCGCCTCCCGCCTCGCCTCCGCCGCGCGCGACGGCGACGCCAAGCCGTAG
- the LOC123074210 gene encoding uncharacterized protein gives MSRSKADPSDAGSFAGAMFTSDRLNELYIKDHVPVVPDLDSPSYNAWRTYFTLLFRSYRLIEHVDGSVDFRDMKDDDEWLAVDACIVKWFFFTISGSLFNMVNSRDPSAYAMWTRLCDLFLDNQLQRRVFLQGEFFTMQQNDLSIDEYCTWLKVLADELRHVGMNIDDFVLLTNLLRGLHPDLGQSAANLSLITPTYAKAVTYLRMEEKRLRHSTRQATHAALHVGLAAGTGAPPAPTTPRAPTPTPPPAPAPSGGRKQKGRGGRACNSNAVQRPPANTAVAPPPPWLSGYNPWTGVVHAYSMPVPRPPAPGILGPRPASHQALLTTPAHGPAAYGGATPYGGSAAYGGPPAYGAYGGTHGGVWDPALLSALHVAPSPSNYSGGGDWYMDTGTAAHMASNPGCSLPEGSAPM, from the exons ATGTCTCGCTCCAAGGCCGACCCATCCGACGCCGGTTCCTTCGCCGGTGCCATGTTCACCTCCGACCGCCTCAACGAGCTTTACATCAAAGACCATGTACCCGTCGTCCCCGACCTCGACTCGCCATCGTACAACGCGTGGCGCACGTACTTCACGCTGCTGTTCCGCTCTTACCGTCTCATCGAGCATGTTGACGGGAGCGTCGACTTTCGCGACATGAAGGACGATGACGAGTGGCTGGCTGTGGACGCCTGCATCGTCAAGTGGTTCTTCTTCACCATCTCCGGCAGCCTCTTCAACATGGTGAACTCCCGCGACCCGTCGGCGTACGCTATGTGGACGCGGCTGTGTGACCTCTTCCTCGACAATCAACTCCAACGCCGCGTCTTCCTTCAAGGGGAGTTCTTCACTATGCAGCAAAACGATCTTTCGATCGATGAGTACTGCACGTGGCTGAAGGTCCTCGCCGACGAGCTACGCCACGTCGGCATGAAcatcgacgacttcgtcctcctcACCAACCTCCTTCGGGGCCTCCACCCCGACCTCGGCCAGTCCGCCGCCAACCTCTCCCTCATCACGCCGACGTACGCTAAGGCGGTCACTTACCTTCGCATGGAGGAGAAGCGACTTCGTCACTCCACTCGGCAGGCGACCCACGCCGCGCTCCACGTCGGCCTCGCCGCCGGCACCGGCGCGCCTCCTGCCCCGACTACGCCACGTGCTCCTACTCCGACCccgcctcccgcgcccgccccCTCCGGTGGCCGCAAGCAGAAGGGCCGCGGGGGTCGAGCCTGCAACTCCAACGCCGTGCAGCGCCCGCCCGCGAACACCGCAGTCGCTCCTCCTCCACCGTGGTTGTCGGGGTACAATCCCTGGACGGGTGTTGTACATGCGTACTCCATGCCCGTCCCTCGCCCTCCTGCTCCAGGCATCCTCGGTCCGCGGCCGGCCTCTCATCAGGCACTGCTGACCACGCCTGCCCACGGACCCGCGGCATATGGTGGTGCTACGCCCTATGGCGGTTCGGCGGCATATGGTGGCCCCCCAGCTTATGGCGCGTATGGCGGAACCCACGGCGGTGTCTGGGATCCCGCCCTCCTCTCCGCTCTTCATGTCGCGCCCTCGCCGAGCAACTACAGCGGAGGTGGCGATTGGTATATGGACACCGGCACTGCCGCTCACATGGCTTCCAACCCCG GATGCTCGCTCCCGGAGGGTTCTGCACCGATGTGA